In Tachypleus tridentatus isolate NWPU-2018 chromosome 7, ASM421037v1, whole genome shotgun sequence, a genomic segment contains:
- the LOC143258046 gene encoding uncharacterized protein LOC143258046, whose protein sequence is MASSDTIINTIFASNLMIKPLTADDEEDIRDFLQLIYVEQRKTSTSFQLSGMFKNIKIWIFIVFIITTVYTFISSIIISVILGITLGITIALVSSLLLLRKFHNRAYNDYSPDVINPLAWSRENNHTFLVGKIGGVLVATALLKRVSSGERRLARMYVRKNLRSRGIGKLMVKRCIEIGKAEECKKIQVRISSSDSKAIKFYLTSGFRVCDTGVVFEQFPYKWSYVEMEMYL, encoded by the coding sequence ATGGCTTCATcagataccattattaacacAATCTTTGCTTCCAACCTGATGATTAAGCCCTTAACCGCTGATGATGAAGAAGATATTCGAGACTTTTTACAGTTGATATATGTGGAACAAAGGAAAACTTCTACTTCCTTCCAGTTAAGTGGAATGTTCAAAAACATCAAAATCTGGATCTTTATAGTATTCATCATTACTACAGTTTACACGTTCATATCAAgtattattatatctgttatattaGGCATTACTTTAGGTATTACAATAGCATTAGTATCGTCACTTTTGCTATTAAGAAAGTTTCACAACAGAGCATACAACGATTATAGTCCGGATGTAATTAATCCACTTGCCTGGTCACGTGAAAATAACCACACATTCCTAGTAGGAAAAATCGGAGGTGTTCTTGTAGCAACAGCGTTACTCAAAAGAGTTTCGAGTGGAGAAAGACGTTTGGCAAGGATGTATGTGAGGAAAAATCTACGAAGTCGTGGAATAGGAAAGTTAATGGTGAAAAGATGTATAGAAATTGGTAAAGCCGAAGAGTGTAAGAAGATACAAGTTCGAATAAGTTCTTCGGATTCAAAGgcaattaagttttatttgacCAGTGGATTCAGAGTATGTGACACTGGTGTAGTGTTTGAGCAATTTCCTTACAAGTGGTCGTATGTTGAAATGGAAATGTATCTGTAA